The window TTTGTTTTGCCTTTGGTAACATGGTATGATACAGGCGGAGACAGGCCTATGAATGACACCCGTGGATTTGCCTGGATGTGGATGGTGGGAGGACGGCCGGGTTGTTGTGGCAGGCCTTTATTCTCCGTCCCTCCTGTCCCATTCAAGGCTGACTTGGGCTTGTGGTGCTAACTGGCTGTTAATTGCTAGCCTATACACAGGCATCCTCCACATGCAGAAACTGTCCCCTTCAAGGGAAACTTGCCTAATGAGATTATCTATCAGAGCATGGGCCTGTCTAGACACCCCAATACACAaccccctgctgctgctggcagtcCTGCAGGCATCAGAGGATGCCCCCCAGGTAAAAGTTACCTGCAGAAAGAGAGTGCATGTTATCATCACACCATTATGGGTTTACACAGAGTTTCCCACCCACTGTGTCATTTCTCTGATGGAGAAAGCTGAGAATGTAGAAAAGTGTAGAGatcatatttttgacatttgaaatgttttatttcatacaatttaaaatcaatactGTGTATATGTGCAATGATAAGTGTGGGAATATTGATTCTACTTTATGAAAACCCTAGAAAATACTGCTATTTTTGAGAAAAGGAGCCCTCCATTgtagacacaaaacacactggATTATCTCATTTAAAAGTACCTTTCACTGCTTTTCCATCAGTTTTGTTAAACTGATTTTAACTGGTCATTTACCACattgcacaaacacactaaatggtatttttgtgtgtgtttaaatctgTGTGAATGATATTTACACAGGTTCTGGTGCCACTGCGAGCCCTGATCTGCAGCAGGGAAGTCTGTCCATATTTGTTTTAGAGTCTCTTAGCAGTTAATAAAGATGCATTTCCTCCATCCCCCTTCCTGTGGGGACGGTATCAAGGCTCTGTTAAGTCTCTTTGATTTCCAGCACCCTCCAATCACAGTGGGACACTGACTCATCATTGTGCCACTTCAAAGCCTGGGAATGGCTCTCTTGACCCCACCCACTCCAGGGATCCCCTTAAAAGTCACGGTCACCCCGTCCAGCAAGTCTAAAGATCTCTGAAATATCTGGTGCAACAAGGCTGAATGACCCTCTGACTCCCTGAGCGACTGGATTTCTTTTTACTCAAGAGGAAGGAGAGCAAGGAGGGAGAGCAGAGCTGAAGAAACACTTTGGATATCACTGATACTTGGATTGCTTATTGGCCTTCTGTGCATGAATCTTCTCAAGCTCTTTCTGTGCTGCCACTGAATCTGAAGAATGCAGTCCATCAGAGGTAAGTGTTTTTTGACTCTCATTGGATTTACCCTGAGCATTTCTATCTACTATttaaatttttgcacagattggtctattagttgttttgtctttacTGCAGAATATATAATTTTCAGCTCAGCACAGGTATGATGAAACTTATTTTCTTCCAGACTTGAAGGCCAACTTTAGTggccctcctccctcctccatgGCTGCCGGCTCTGATGCCTATCTCCAGGGCAACATCAGGATGACTCTGGAGGACCCTGAGCTCTGGAAGACCTTTCATGAAATTGGAACAGAGATGATCATCACTAAACCGGGCAGGTAAGACAACAGAAAAGTCATATTTAAAGCAAAACATAGGGAAACAAGTGTCTGTtctttgtgtttgcttgtgtttctcACACTGTCATATGttcaactttgtgtttttcaggagAATGTTTCCACACTGTAAAGTGAATCTGTCCAGTCTTATTCCATGTGCCAAGTACATCTTACTGGTTGATATGGTCCCAGAGGATGGTTTCAGGTATAAGGTAAGACAGCAACAGTGATTTCTGAGTGTTATCTTGATCTTAGTGATTTTTAGCAAAGATATATTTCCTTTTACTTTCCAACAAAGTAGCCTTGACTTTCCTTTGGCTTTGGCCGTAGATCTCCTTCAGTGGTTACCAGAGACACCCCCTGTTTatcaccccccctccccacccccccatccTTACATGGTACATCAAAGGGTGCTatctcttcctgtttttctaTCCCCTGCTGGGAGCCCACTGTACTACCCCCTATCTCTGTGGGTGGTACCAGCCAGCCGTCACTCTCCACTCTGTCGTCCTGCTCTCACTGTGGGAAGGAGAAGATGAAGCCCCTTCTGTAAATCACCTCTCTGTATGACAGATTAGCCTTTAATGATGCCCTGACTATCTGTCTCCTTCCCACAGTGGAATAAAGAGAAATGGGAGGTGGCGGGAAAAGCAGAGCCTCAGCCTCCCTGCAGGACCTACCTCCACCCAGACTCTCCGGCCCCAGGGAGCCACTGGATGAAGCAGTCCGTCTCTTTCCTCAAGCTCAAGCTCACCAACAACACGCTCGACCAACACGGCCATGTGAGTAACAACACTTAGTGATGTTTGAATGAGAAGCTACTTTTTGAAGGATATTAGATAATTGACTAAAGAAACTGGTAACACTTAAAAAATTGATGCTTTAGCAGCAATAAACTGCATACTTGTGAAGGTTGCACTGTCAAAGACtacttaaaaacagaaataaaagtacTCAGCAATAACCCGTCTCTTTTTATCTGCAGATCATTTTGCACTCAATGCATCGCTACCACCCGCGCTTCCACATCGTCCAGGCAGATGACCTGTTCAGTGTCCGCTGGAGTGTTTTCCAGACCTTTACCTTCCCTGAGACTTCCTTCACAGCAGTCACCGCTTACCAGAACACCAAGGTCAGTTTCTGTCTCTGCAAACCAATGAAAACTGCAGGTAGGGCATCACACATTGCTGAGATTTTAACTGAATTTTTGTCCCCCTCCAGATAACAAAGCTGAAGATCGATCACAACCCATTTGCAAAAGGTTTCCGGGATGAAGGGACAACTAAAAAAAGGTGGGTATTGATGATTAGGATAAACAACAATTCCAGTTTGGCTGTTTAATTAGAGAAATGGAGGCTCATCTACAAATTTCTTTGCTACACCCCTGCAATAGATTGAACTGAAAGTAATATGTGTCGTATTGTTTTAGGCGTGCAAACAAGAACCCAGCCTGCCTTGAGAAGCGAGCCAAGATCTCAGACATGCTGAACAGGGACTCTGAGGAGGACAGTCCACCAGGTACTGGCTGAAAAAAATCTCTTTGTCCTGATGAAAAAATTCCTGTCCTGGAATTTTAAGTTGATTTAATGATTTGTGTATTCGCAGATTTCTGCCGGTCATCCTACGAGGGTTACGACGGAGATGAAGGAGACTTGCCGAAAAGGAAGGAGGTTGACACAGTCAAAGAGGAGCGTTACTCCCCCTGGGCTGCTGAGAGGGAGCACAGTGTGAGGACTGACTCACCTGC is drawn from Thunnus albacares chromosome 2, fThuAlb1.1, whole genome shotgun sequence and contains these coding sequences:
- the tbx16 gene encoding T-box transcription factor 16; this encodes MQSIRDLKANFSGPPPSSMAAGSDAYLQGNIRMTLEDPELWKTFHEIGTEMIITKPGRRMFPHCKVNLSSLIPCAKYILLVDMVPEDGFRYKWNKEKWEVAGKAEPQPPCRTYLHPDSPAPGSHWMKQSVSFLKLKLTNNTLDQHGHIILHSMHRYHPRFHIVQADDLFSVRWSVFQTFTFPETSFTAVTAYQNTKITKLKIDHNPFAKGFRDEGTTKKRRANKNPACLEKRAKISDMLNRDSEEDSPPDFCRSSYEGYDGDEGDLPKRKEVDTVKEERYSPWAAEREHSVRTDSPAGTDTRDMYNAEQLVPAPASYQPYRFHEYGKSPSPSSSIGSSNSGSGRSSFESRVPDVATVPDHDSSKHRTHDIGPSPCGPQHLPGPQDYTGVLNMTMAQAGKPGVIGHHIYSPYSAEQPLGQWSGPGPAQYPPPHHLTTDYTTQAVHHGYHHGNVAEWSQYPLFSYSCW